The window ATGCCATTCCTTCACCACATTTTTGGCACCATCCAGTTCTTGAATCACCACGCCATCGACCCGTGCATTCAGTGCTCCCGGGTTGCCATCTGCTGTCAGGATCGACCTCAAATCCATGATGGTATCTTCGATGCAAATCAGGAAATAGTGGCCGTCGGCGGTCATGCGCATGTCATGGGGATCATTCCGGTAGCCGCGACAAACAACAGAATCCACCTCAGCGAAGTTGCTGTCCAAAATGTGCCAATAACGGTTGTCGTTAAAGGCCAACCGACCGTTCGGATGCAATTTGAAATCCAGGGCCCACATCTGACCCTGCTGATACCAAACGACATCGCCATTGCGGTCGAGCAAAAAGTTGGTCGCAGGCAAGAAAAATGGCGTTTGCACGCGGTAAAGGCCCATCAATACATAGTCAAAGCCAACGTTGCCATTGGAATTGTACCGTTGGATACTGTAGCGTGGCGAACCCGGCGGCGAAAATTGCCCGCAGACATTCGTTCCCAGCAGGAGCAGGGCCAAGGTGAGGAATCCGAAAAGACGATGCATATTTTTCAAGAGAGGGCGACTTGACGCAAAGCCTCGACATCTTCTATCGTCTTGGGCACATTTCCACCCAAAATGCGGGCGCCATCCTCCGTGATGAGGTAGTCATCCTCGATGCGGATGCCTCCAAAATCCTTGAATTTTTCAACCTCGTCATAGTTGATGAAATCCTTGTGCAGGCCCTGAGAGCGCCATTGATCGATCAACTGCGGGATGAAATAGATTCCAGGTTCGACGGTGACCACAAATCCTGGCCGCAACGGCCTTGCCATTCGAAGGAAAGCCAAGCCAAACTGCGCACTGCGTTCAAAACCATCGCCATAGCCAACAAAATTTTCGCCGAGATCCTCCATGTCATGCACGTCGAGGCCCATCATGTGGCCAAGGCCATGGGGAAAAAACAGGGCGTGGGCACCCGCAGCCACGGCGGCATCGAGGTCCCCTTTCATCAATCCAAGGGATTTCATGCCTTCGGCGACCACGCGCGCTGCGCCCAAGTGCGCCTCCTTGTAGGGCAAACCGGGCCGCAACATCCCGATGGCAGCCATTTGGCTGTCCAAAACGGTTTGATAGACAGCCTTTTGGCGTTCGGTAAATCTTGCATCGACCGGAAAAGTGCGCGTCATGTCGCCCGCATAGTGCGAATCGGGTGCCTCGGCACCGAAATCGACCAGCAATAACCGACCGCTTTTCAGGGTGTTGTGGTGGGCATGGTTGTGCAAAATCTGACCATCGGTGCTGATGATCGCCGGAAACGAAGCCAAAGTATTGTTGCGGTGAATCACCTCTTGTACTGCGGCATGCACGTCGGCCTCACGCGCGCCAGGACGCGCTGCAAGCATCGCTGCCACATGAATATCGTTGGTGATTCGCACTGCCAATTCGATTTCGGAGACTTCCTCGGCGGTTTTGATGCTGCGTTGCGCGATCACGGCCTTTACCAAGTCTGTCGAGGCGCAAACCTTCACAGCCGAAATGGCAAGCGAAAGTAATTCGCTGATTTTGATGAGGTTGTCGTGCCGGTAGGGGGGCAGGAAATGCGCGGACTTGTCAAGCAGGGGTGCCAATGCACCACTCGGCTTTGCATGTTCGATGCCCGCTTTTGCAGCCATTTCGGCGATGGTAGGCATCGCACCGGTCCAAACGATATCATCCATGGTAAGCTCCTCACCAAAGACGGTTGTTTCGCCGGTTGAAGCATCGATGATCGCTGCCAAACCCGGACGATCGAGGCCGGTATAATATAAAAAGGTACTGTCTTGGCGGAAATGGTAGGTATTGGAGGCATAGTTCATGCCGAGTTCCTGATTGCCGAGCAACAATATTTGGCCGCTGCCAATGGCCTTGCACAACTGCGTGCGGCGTTCGATATAAGTAGAGGTTGGGAACATATCAAATTGACTAAAGTGCTGAAAATCTTTCTAATCCAATTCCAAGGAGTCGTGGTTTGAGCAATGTCACACCGCTTTCCGTTGGAAAT of the Bacteroidota bacterium genome contains:
- a CDS encoding aminopeptidase P family protein encodes the protein MFPTSTYIERRTQLCKAIGSGQILLLGNQELGMNYASNTYHFRQDSTFLYYTGLDRPGLAAIIDASTGETTVFGEELTMDDIVWTGAMPTIAEMAAKAGIEHAKPSGALAPLLDKSAHFLPPYRHDNLIKISELLSLAISAVKVCASTDLVKAVIAQRSIKTAEEVSEIELAVRITNDIHVAAMLAARPGAREADVHAAVQEVIHRNNTLASFPAIISTDGQILHNHAHHNTLKSGRLLLVDFGAEAPDSHYAGDMTRTFPVDARFTERQKAVYQTVLDSQMAAIGMLRPGLPYKEAHLGAARVVAEGMKSLGLMKGDLDAAVAAGAHALFFPHGLGHMMGLDVHDMEDLGENFVGYGDGFERSAQFGLAFLRMARPLRPGFVVTVEPGIYFIPQLIDQWRSQGLHKDFINYDEVEKFKDFGGIRIEDDYLITEDGARILGGNVPKTIEDVEALRQVALS